CCCGGCGCTGCAGATTATTAAGACAAAGCCTGGGATTAAGAAAACATCCGGCGTATTTATCATGGTCCGCGATGAAGAAAAGTACGTTTTTGCTGACTGTGCGATCAATATTTCACCAGACAGCCAGGACTTAGCGGAGATCGCGCTAGCCAGTGCCGATACGGCAGCACTGTTTGACATCGATCCGAAAGTAGCGATGTTAAGCTTTTCCACAAAAGGGTCTGCTAAATCTCCTGAAACGGAAAAAGTAAACGAAGCCGTTGAACTTGCGAAGCAGCAAAACTCTGATCTATTGATCGACGGAGAATTCCAGTTTGACGCTGCGTTTGTTCCATCCGTAGCTGAGAAGAAAGCACCAGATTCTCCACTTAAAGGCGAAGCCAATACGTTTATTTTCCCTAGCCTTGAAGCTGGAAACATCGGCTATAAAATTGCCCAGCGTTTAGGCAACTTTGACGCTGTCGGCCCGATCCTGCAAGGCTTAAACCAGCCGGTCAACGACTTATCACGCGGCTGTAACGCTGATGATGTTTACAAGCTGGCGATTATTACAGCAGTACAATCTTTATAAAAAGTATTTGCAGATGAAACCCGGAGGTGTTGGCCTCCGGGTTTTTTGTGCAGGGAGCTGAATAGATTTGGCCGGATTTTTTTGAGATTTTCTACGAACCGGAATTTCACTGTACATATTTAACCGCTTATCAGCCAGAATAAGCCGCTGATAGAATTTCAGATAAAAGAAGGAAAATATTGCTTACAATGGAATTAGGGTAAAGTAAGCGAGGTGATAGTGGTGAATGTAAAAATTGACTTAGATGGGAATTATGATCAGACATCAGTTACCATTCATGCTAAAGAGTGGAGTGAGGAGCTTGAGCAGCTTGTACAAATGATCAATGGATCTCAGCGTAAACGTTTGATTGGCATGGAAGGCGCGCAGTCTGTGTTACTCCATCCTGAAGACATTGAGTATGTATATTCAGAAAGTGGAAAAGTTTTTGCCGTGATGGGGAAACGAAGTGTAGAGCTTAAGATGAAGCTGTATGAAGTAGAAGAGTATTTAAAGTCTTATCAATTTGGGCGGTTTTCAAAGTCTGTGATTGGAAGCATCAATCATATTCAGAAGTTTGAGTTATCGTTTAATGGAAACCTGTGCGTTTACTTTACTTCTGGAAACAAAGAATATGTCTCTCGCCGATATGTTCGAAGTTTAAAAGAACAATTAACCGGAGGAGGAAACTAAATGAGTTTTCATATCGTAGAAAGAATATTGATTGGGTGTGGGTTTGCTGCTATTTTTACATTTGCCGCATTAACGATCATGCTGGTCAATGATGTCCAGTCTGGTGTGGCCCTAATTTGGAAGAATATGCTTGGCAGTATACTAATGGGCGTTTATTTCAGTATCGCTTCCTTAATCTTTGAAAAAGAAGACTGGAGCCTGCTCAAACAAACGGCACTCCACTTTATATTGTCCGTTGCCGTGTTTTATACGATTGCTGCTTTTACAGGCTGGGTGCCGTTTACATGGGGAGCTCTTCTAATCGGCACAGCGATATTTATAGCCGTCTATTTTATTTTTTGGTTTTTTATCGGACGTTATCTAAAGAAAATGACAGCCGATATGAACAAAAGTGTCAGTTAATCTTGAGTAACAGGAGCGCAGTTTATGGAAGAAGAACCACTAACATTTAAGTCACCTCAACACCCTGAAAGGGCTGAACTACGTATTAGCCGCGGTTACCGGCCTGGTTATCGGTGTCATGCTATGGGCTTTTGTGGCCGGCGAACCCGAGGTGAAGTCGTTTCATGGTGTAATCAGCCTGATCATGGGGGTCATGCTCTTATTTATCGTGAGATCCGGGAAGAACTAAACTCCAGTCCGTTACATTCAAAGATTCGAAGAGCGAGACCTCTATGAACATATCGAATGGCCGACTAAAAACAAGGAAGAGGAAGATATGATTCTATGTGAGGATATGAAGAGTGGCTATATCGGGCGGTCGACAAGGATTGGTCCTAAGGCGGGGAGCGAGTAACTCAGACGATTTCCTATTCTAAGTTTGTTATTGAAAATGAAATGGATGGGGAATCCTATCATAAGGCTCTGATTGCGGGGTGGCATCCGCCTGTTAAAGAAATCATCGCACCAATTCCTGCTCATGTTTCCCTGCATGCGATTAAGCACAACATAGGCGCTATTTCAGATAATCGCATGTCAGAGGATCTCGAAACAATAGAAACAGTCTCTGTTGAGAAAAAAATGCCGCTTGATTTACCTTTTGCATTTGATGGTGTTAAGTTTAAAGACCTGTCTGCATGGAAACCGACCAAAAACTAAAAGAAAAGCACCGGAGCTCATTCTTCTATCTGCTCCAGTGCTTTTTTATTGCGGACGATCATCTGTTCAAATCGTTTAGTGAAATTTTCGATCTCTTCCCCTTGTAACGAATCGGTAACAATCTTATCGCACCAGTCATTCAGCTGGAAAAGGATACGGTTTCGTACATCTTCGACCGTTAAATCAGCTCCTAATAATTCATTCAGAGAATCCATCACTCCTGGGTCTATGTCCGGGTATTGAAAGCGGGTCGACTCTCCATTGATGCCGATCTTGTAAAAGTTCTTAAGCAGATTAGCACGCGTGGCTCCGCTTCCTGTCACGTCTAAATATATTTGAACCGCCGACCCATTTTTAACTCGTCGCTGTGAGATTCCGGCAAACTTTTTACCACCAATGCTTAAATCATAGGTGCCCGGGCAGTAAGAACGGGTAATTTCGTAAGCTTCAATCTCGTCAGTCAGGTCACTGAACAGGTGCTGGATAAAATCAACCATAGCTTCATAGCCTTCATGGATGTTAACCTTTTTAGAGTCGGGAAAAATAAGAGATAGGTTGAGCACGCCTTCATCTAAAACAACGGCGAGCCCGCCTGAATTACGGACGACAACCTGGTATCCTTCCTGTTTTAAATAATCGATGGCTTCTGAAATGTGAGGGAGACGTGCGTCCGGGATTCCAAGCACGATTGTATCGTGATGCACCCAAAGCCGGGCCGCGGTCGGGGAATCCTGTTCGCCGACGGATATAGCTAACGCGTCATCAACGGCAAATGACTGGAGCGCTGAAAACGTAGGCCCCATGCTGCTTTGGTCGATGAAACGGTAGATTGATGGGTGCAGTAAATAATGAATATTCTCCATAAAAAATCGTTCTCCTTTATAATAGCCAGAACCATTATAACAGAAGTATCAGAGGTGGTACCAGGTACCGGCGGGGGAGAATGCAGTACCTGGTACCGAAAAGTTTTTTTCTTTTTTCTCTGGGTACCTGGTACCAGGTACCAAAGGAAATGTTTTCTTACCATGCAATAAGGTATATAATAAGGGAAAATGTCGTGAGGAAAGGGTCAGAAGATGGCTTATCGTGATGAACAACTAAGTGAAGAAAAAGTATTTAAGGATCCGGTTCACCGCTACATTCATGTGCGAGACCGTGTGATTTGGGATTTGATTGGGACGCCGGAATTTCAGCGCCTTCGCCGGATTCGGCAGCTTGGGACGAGCTACTTAACGTTCCACGGTGCGGAGCACAGCCGTTTCAATCATTCTTTAGGTGTGTATGAAATCGTGCGCCGAATCATCAGGAATTTTGAAGACCGGCCGAATTGGGATCCGGATGAGCGCCTGCTTTGCTTATCTGCAGCGCTTCTGCATGATCTGGGACATGGGCCGTTTTCTCATTCGTTTGAGAAGGTGTATAAGTTAGATCATGAAGATTTTACCCAGTCGATTTTACTTGGCGATACGAAGATCAATGAAGTATTGAGCAGAGTCAGCAAGGATTTCCCGAAAAAAGTAGCGGATGTTATTAATAAGACGTACAACAACAAACTGGTCGTCAGTTTGATTTCCAGCCAGATTGATGCGGATCGGATGGATTATCTGCAGCGTGATGCGTATTTTACCGGGGTAAGCTACGGCCATTTTGATATGGAGCGTATCTTACGCGTTATGCGTCCGATGGAAGACCAGGTCGTCGTGAAGGAAAGTGGCATGCACGCGGTCGAGGATTATATTATGAGCCGGTATCAAATGTACTGGCAGGTTTATTTTCACCCGGTTACCCGAAGTGCAGAAGTTATTTTGTCCAAAATTCTTCACCGCGCCAAAGAGCTATATGACGATGGGTACGAGTTTAAACTTGTGCCGACCCATTTCTTATCGTTCTTTAAAGGTGCTCCGTCACTAAAGGAGTATTTAGCGCTTGATGAGTCGATTGCGCTTTATTATTTCCAAATGTGGATGGAAGAAGAGGACGAAATTCTATCCGACTTGTGCGATCGCTTTGTGAACCGCCGTCTATTTAAATATATTGAGTTTAATCCAAATCAGCAGATGGCCGAATGGATGGAGCTTTATAAGCTTTTCAATAAAGCAGGGATTAACCCGGATTATTATT
This window of the Halobacillus sp. Marseille-Q1614 genome carries:
- the pta gene encoding phosphate acetyltransferase, which codes for MSNLFDTLKDKMSGNSKKIVFPEAMDERILTAVSKLGAEGFVSPVLVGNKEEITQKAAEVGVDVSTSEILDPANYEAFAEMVASFVERRKGKATEEQAREILQDGNYFGTMLVYMNKADGLVSGAAHSTADTVRPALQIIKTKPGIKKTSGVFIMVRDEEKYVFADCAINISPDSQDLAEIALASADTAALFDIDPKVAMLSFSTKGSAKSPETEKVNEAVELAKQQNSDLLIDGEFQFDAAFVPSVAEKKAPDSPLKGEANTFIFPSLEAGNIGYKIAQRLGNFDAVGPILQGLNQPVNDLSRGCNADDVYKLAIITAVQSL
- a CDS encoding LytTR family DNA-binding domain-containing protein; the protein is MNVKIDLDGNYDQTSVTIHAKEWSEELEQLVQMINGSQRKRLIGMEGAQSVLLHPEDIEYVYSESGKVFAVMGKRSVELKMKLYEVEEYLKSYQFGRFSKSVIGSINHIQKFELSFNGNLCVYFTSGNKEYVSRRYVRSLKEQLTGGGN
- a CDS encoding DUF3021 domain-containing protein, which encodes MSFHIVERILIGCGFAAIFTFAALTIMLVNDVQSGVALIWKNMLGSILMGVYFSIASLIFEKEDWSLLKQTALHFILSVAVFYTIAAFTGWVPFTWGALLIGTAIFIAVYFIFWFFIGRYLKKMTADMNKSVS
- a CDS encoding lipoate--protein ligase family protein; protein product: MENIHYLLHPSIYRFIDQSSMGPTFSALQSFAVDDALAISVGEQDSPTAARLWVHHDTIVLGIPDARLPHISEAIDYLKQEGYQVVVRNSGGLAVVLDEGVLNLSLIFPDSKKVNIHEGYEAMVDFIQHLFSDLTDEIEAYEITRSYCPGTYDLSIGGKKFAGISQRRVKNGSAVQIYLDVTGSGATRANLLKNFYKIGINGESTRFQYPDIDPGVMDSLNELLGADLTVEDVRNRILFQLNDWCDKIVTDSLQGEEIENFTKRFEQMIVRNKKALEQIEE
- a CDS encoding HD domain-containing protein — translated: MAYRDEQLSEEKVFKDPVHRYIHVRDRVIWDLIGTPEFQRLRRIRQLGTSYLTFHGAEHSRFNHSLGVYEIVRRIIRNFEDRPNWDPDERLLCLSAALLHDLGHGPFSHSFEKVYKLDHEDFTQSILLGDTKINEVLSRVSKDFPKKVADVINKTYNNKLVVSLISSQIDADRMDYLQRDAYFTGVSYGHFDMERILRVMRPMEDQVVVKESGMHAVEDYIMSRYQMYWQVYFHPVTRSAEVILSKILHRAKELYDDGYEFKLVPTHFLSFFKGAPSLKEYLALDESIALYYFQMWMEEEDEILSDLCDRFVNRRLFKYIEFNPNQQMAEWMELYKLFNKAGINPDYYLVVDSSSDLPYDFYRPGEEEERLPIHLLKPNDELKELSRLSEIVESISGKKRTDHKLYVPQDMLEAISSRSKTKKRIMEILYGQGSGE